TATTTCTCCGCGGCGGCGGCCGAAACGCTTGTCGAGAAGCGCGGTCCGGCCAAGGCCATCGTAACCACCAATACCTTCAACCACATCGGCAACCTGCATGACTTCATGGCGGGCGTGGTGCGTTGGCTTGCCGACGACGGCGTCTTTGTGATCGAGGTTCCCTGGGCGAAGAACCTTCTCGACAACAACGAATTCGACACGATCTATCACGAGCACGTCTCGGAGTTCAGCCTGCTGTCGCTGGTCCGGCTCGGCGAGTTCTTCGGGCTGACTGTGACGGACGTCCAGCGGCTTGGCGTCCATGGCGGTTCCATGCGCGTCTTCCTCAAGCGGGCTGCGGGCGCTCCCGCGGTGGCCTCGATCGTCAAGGAGATGCTCGCCGAAGAGCGCGACGCCGGCATGCAATCGGCCGAAACCTACGAGGCCTTTTCCGCACGTGTGGACGAAATCCGCCGCGACCTGATCGCCATGCTGGAGCAACTGAAAGCCGACGGCGTCGCGGTCGCCGGCTACGGCGCCCCCGCCAAGGGCAACACGCTCCTCAATTACTTCAAGATTGGTCCCGAGCTGCTCGATTACCTCGTGGATCGCAACACCTTGAAGCAGGGGCTCTATTCGCCGGGCATGAAGATTCCCATTCGCTCGCCGGAGGCACTGAAGGAAGAGGACAAGCCCGCGGTGCTGCTCGTGCTGGCATGGAACTTCTTCGATGAAATCCGTTCGCAGCAGAGCGACTTCGCGGCCAGCGGAGGGCGGTTCCTGGTTCCGCTGCCGCGGCCGGTCCTCGTCAACTGAAGCGAGGCGTCGCCTTCCGGACCGCAAACCGGGCGCGAAGTGACACGAACGCTCTCTCCGCCGCCGCAAGACGGCCGGCGGAGAGCACGACGATGAGTGGGCTGACAAGATGTCGCGTATTCTGATTACCGGTGGCGCAGGGTTCATTGGCGCCCACCTCGCCAAGGTCTGCGTTGCGGCCGGCCACGAGGTGCATGTGGTCCTGCGTCCGGGCTCGG
The genomic region above belongs to Sinorhizobium mexicanum and contains:
- a CDS encoding class I SAM-dependent methyltransferase; protein product: MALLTQCRACLAATPYTFLRMGDHPPANSFVRPEDIKAQQPVYPLDTQACLECGLIQVSDQVPDGFFEHYLYVPSAATSMHSHFAGLAEVLKKEAGDGLIVDIGCNDGLLLAACNKIGCRTLGVDPAANLAEIARSRGVDVDVGYFSAAAAETLVEKRGPAKAIVTTNTFNHIGNLHDFMAGVVRWLADDGVFVIEVPWAKNLLDNNEFDTIYHEHVSEFSLLSLVRLGEFFGLTVTDVQRLGVHGGSMRVFLKRAAGAPAVASIVKEMLAEERDAGMQSAETYEAFSARVDEIRRDLIAMLEQLKADGVAVAGYGAPAKGNTLLNYFKIGPELLDYLVDRNTLKQGLYSPGMKIPIRSPEALKEEDKPAVLLVLAWNFFDEIRSQQSDFAASGGRFLVPLPRPVLVN